One Ignavibacterium album JCM 16511 genomic region harbors:
- a CDS encoding RrF2 family transcriptional regulator has translation MTVIFSKKCEYGLQAVLYMAAREPGCVCPSEEIAKKLKIPKEFVSKILQSLTESGIVDSKKGKSGGFMLAKQPSQIRLIDIVAAIDGLDIFNSCVLGFPSCSPDKPCPVHHKWGELRSKAYEMLAAETMDKFKEKTIDKIGKI, from the coding sequence ATGACTGTTATCTTCTCAAAAAAATGTGAGTACGGACTTCAGGCAGTTCTTTATATGGCAGCCAGAGAACCTGGTTGTGTTTGTCCTTCAGAAGAAATCGCAAAGAAGTTAAAAATTCCTAAAGAGTTCGTCTCAAAAATTCTTCAGAGCCTTACCGAAAGCGGAATAGTTGATTCGAAGAAGGGAAAGTCGGGCGGATTTATGCTTGCTAAACAACCATCGCAAATCAGATTAATTGATATTGTTGCTGCAATTGATGGACTTGATATTTTCAACAGTTGTGTTTTGGGTTTTCCTTCGTGCTCACCCGATAAACCTTGTCCTGTACATCACAAGTGGGGTGAACTTCGGTCAAAAGCTTATGAGATGTTGGCAGCAGAAACAATGGATAAATTCAAAGAGAAGACAATCGATAAAATCGGTAAGATTTAA
- a CDS encoding 4Fe-4S binding protein has translation MEKKIKIVRNNQKGIQRIRFAVQSLFALLCIWIGVEFYLFVRFLETNGAAAFYQRPPGVDGFLPISSFMSFYYLLSTGEIHQAHPAGLFIFLAIVLMSLVFGKSFCSWMCPIGFLSELIGDFGEKVFKRRLKLPKFLDYPLRSLKYLMLGFLIYSVIFLMSPLAVKYFLDSPYNIVADIKMYYFFANISRTSIIVISILFILSIFIRNFWCRFLCPYGALLGIISLLSPNKIQRNVSSCIDCGLCNKACPSFIKVDKAKTVISDECSTCLNCVDVCPVKDTLQLNSLIPAKKKINKKYVAIGIVSIFMIITGLGIFTGNWQNKVTKGEYLLHYKMMNSYGHPTGPNAMKQLNEQANREIKSELKEN, from the coding sequence ATGGAAAAGAAAATTAAAATTGTCAGAAATAATCAAAAAGGAATTCAGAGAATAAGATTTGCCGTTCAATCTCTTTTCGCTTTGCTTTGCATTTGGATTGGTGTTGAATTCTATCTTTTCGTACGATTTCTGGAAACAAATGGTGCTGCTGCATTCTATCAGAGGCCGCCGGGAGTTGATGGATTTCTTCCCATAAGTTCATTTATGAGTTTTTATTATTTACTTTCAACAGGAGAAATTCATCAGGCACATCCAGCCGGTTTGTTTATCTTTCTCGCAATTGTTCTAATGTCACTTGTCTTTGGAAAATCATTTTGCAGTTGGATGTGTCCGATTGGTTTTTTATCAGAGTTGATTGGTGATTTCGGAGAAAAAGTTTTTAAGCGAAGATTAAAACTTCCTAAATTTCTGGATTATCCGTTACGAAGTCTCAAATATCTGATGCTCGGTTTTCTCATTTACTCTGTAATTTTCTTAATGAGTCCGCTTGCAGTAAAATACTTTCTTGATAGTCCTTATAATATTGTTGCTGACATTAAGATGTATTATTTTTTCGCCAACATTTCACGGACTTCAATAATAGTAATTTCGATATTATTTATTCTTTCAATCTTTATCAGAAATTTCTGGTGCAGATTTCTCTGTCCTTACGGAGCGTTGCTGGGAATTATTTCACTTCTAAGTCCAAACAAAATTCAGAGAAATGTTTCAAGCTGCATTGATTGTGGTTTATGTAACAAGGCTTGTCCTTCGTTCATTAAAGTTGATAAAGCTAAAACTGTGATTTCAGACGAATGTTCAACTTGTCTTAATTGTGTTGATGTTTGTCCGGTTAAAGATACTTTACAACTTAACTCACTCATTCCGGCAAAGAAAAAAATCAATAAGAAATATGTTGCAATCGGTATAGTTTCAATTTTTATGATTATAACTGGTCTTGGAATCTTCACAGGTAACTGGCAAAACAAAGTAACGAAAGGAGAATATTTGCTTCATTACAAAATGATGAACAGTTATGGTCATCCAACTGGTCCAAATGCAATGAAACAACTAAATGAACAAGCAAACCGAGAAATAAAATCTGAGCTGAAAGAAAATTGA
- a CDS encoding hemerythrin domain-containing protein, with the protein MITTDFNKLSKMDIDVITEDIIKMHTELLTDKNFNVESLLNKVETEKTVHELLDKVIKNLKHHIYKEEKILFPYLVNLAKAVREEIPFEKPYFETVINPIKIMESDHEQIKEGIEQLQKILNDEPNPTKINSSVKEKIKNLIEYINKVIYLENKILFPKALSLENKILTSS; encoded by the coding sequence TTGATTACAACAGATTTTAACAAACTGAGCAAAATGGATATTGATGTGATTACTGAAGATATAATAAAAATGCATACTGAACTGCTGACTGATAAAAATTTTAATGTGGAAAGTCTTTTAAATAAAGTTGAAACAGAAAAAACTGTTCACGAACTACTTGATAAAGTAATAAAGAATCTTAAACATCATATTTACAAGGAAGAAAAAATTTTATTTCCTTATTTGGTTAATCTTGCGAAAGCTGTTCGTGAAGAGATTCCTTTCGAAAAACCTTACTTTGAAACAGTTATTAATCCAATAAAAATTATGGAATCAGATCACGAACAGATAAAAGAAGGAATTGAACAATTACAAAAAATACTCAACGATGAACCTAACCCGACAAAGATTAATTCTTCCGTTAAAGAAAAAATCAAAAATTTAATTGAGTATATCAATAAAGTGATTTATCTTGAAAATAAAATTTTATTCCCTAAAGCGTTATCACTAGAAAATAAAATTTTAACATCATCATAA
- a CDS encoding hemerythrin domain-containing protein, with protein sequence MKRHNAIVKLSRDNQKGLMLAQLLKKNAPKYKGLPEEPIGKRNYALETFEKDLTQHFEDEEKILFPSAKGKSKECDDLIDELINEHKFFYEKIPALENSPNLINEMDLIGHRLEEHIRKEERILFNLIQELLTEDELIIIKSKIEQSRKDFLKSCKTNSA encoded by the coding sequence ATGAAAAGACATAATGCTATAGTAAAACTATCCAGAGATAACCAAAAAGGATTGATGCTTGCTCAGCTTTTGAAGAAAAATGCGCCTAAATATAAAGGATTACCAGAAGAACCAATCGGTAAAAGAAATTATGCTCTGGAAACTTTTGAGAAAGATCTGACACAACATTTTGAAGATGAAGAGAAAATTCTTTTTCCATCCGCAAAAGGTAAATCCAAAGAATGTGATGATCTTATTGATGAACTGATAAATGAACATAAGTTTTTTTACGAAAAGATTCCGGCTCTGGAGAATTCTCCTAACCTGATTAATGAAATGGACTTGATAGGTCATAGACTTGAAGAACACATAAGAAAAGAAGAAAGAATTTTATTCAATTTGATTCAGGAGCTTCTGACTGAAGATGAACTAATAATTATAAAATCAAAAATTGAACAATCGAGAAAAGATTTCTTAAAATCTTGTAAAACAAATTCAGCATAA
- the nrfH gene encoding cytochrome c nitrite reductase small subunit produces MKPIQLLKALIPPPQWRFLVIVLVGIGVGLLLLTLHLARATSYLSDDPAACVNCHVMAPYFATWERGSHGRVATCNDCHIPHDNIINTYLFKAMDGMRHSYVFTFRLEPQVIRIKQAGKDAVQQNCIRCHQNVIHPISLRAISGQRIQAEGDGYCWDCHRETPHGRVNSLTSAPYARVPQLSSPIPSWMEETLGIKKSN; encoded by the coding sequence ATGAAACCAATACAGTTACTAAAAGCTCTGATTCCACCTCCTCAATGGAGATTTTTGGTAATTGTTCTTGTTGGAATTGGTGTTGGATTACTTCTGTTAACTTTACATCTTGCCCGCGCAACTTCTTACCTTTCAGATGACCCGGCTGCTTGTGTGAATTGTCATGTTATGGCACCATACTTTGCAACCTGGGAAAGAGGAAGTCACGGTAGAGTTGCAACCTGCAATGATTGCCACATTCCGCACGACAATATTATCAACACATACCTTTTCAAAGCGATGGATGGAATGCGGCATTCGTATGTATTTACATTCCGCCTTGAACCGCAGGTTATCAGAATCAAACAAGCTGGCAAGGATGCTGTTCAGCAAAACTGCATCAGATGTCATCAGAATGTAATTCATCCGATTTCATTAAGAGCAATTTCCGGACAAAGGATTCAGGCAGAAGGAGATGGCTACTGTTGGGACTGCCACAGAGAAACACCTCACGGTAGAGTAAACAGTTTAACTTCTGCTCCATATGCACGAGTACCACAACTAAGTTCACCAATTCCATCCTGGATGGAAGAAACTTTAGGAATTAAAAAATCGAATTAA
- the nrfA gene encoding ammonia-forming cytochrome c nitrite reductase has protein sequence MKPISDIIKDKPWLGWILFLGTAVVVFLLGLLASSIIERRTESVYTLQMLKPIAEWEPRNEVWGENFPREYESYLKTLNMDFASKHGGSKMIDYLEKYPELVVLWAGYAFSKDYNQGRGHAYAVEDVRNTLRTGDNVNSPMPATCWTCKSTDVPRMMNQMGTANFYKAKWKDLGAEIVNPIGCQDCHDPKTMNLRITRPALIEAFQRQGKDINSFSRQEMRSLVCAQCHVEYYFKGEGKYLTFPWDKGFSADSMEAYFDAIEFSDWTHALSKAPMLKAQHPDYELYKTGIHAIRGVSCADCHMPYKSEGGVKFTDHHIQSPLNNVANTCQVCHREETQRLIQDVYDRQDRVEELRRIAEKTIAAAHIEAKIAWDNGATQEQMKNILKLIRHAQWRWDWVAAANGLGFHAPVEALRVLGTAIQKGEQARRELAALFVKQGWKYPVELPDISTKDKAQKFIGLDMPKLIEAKKEFLNTTAKQWDEEARKRQGYLFEYKLKE, from the coding sequence ATGAAACCTATTAGTGACATAATTAAAGATAAACCCTGGCTCGGCTGGATATTATTTCTTGGTACAGCTGTAGTGGTTTTTCTATTAGGATTACTGGCTTCTTCAATTATTGAAAGAAGAACAGAGTCGGTTTATACACTTCAGATGTTAAAACCCATTGCCGAATGGGAACCAAGAAATGAAGTCTGGGGTGAAAATTTTCCTCGCGAGTATGAATCTTATCTCAAAACATTGAATATGGATTTTGCAAGCAAACACGGCGGCTCAAAAATGATTGATTACCTTGAAAAATATCCTGAGCTCGTAGTTCTCTGGGCTGGTTATGCTTTCTCGAAAGATTATAATCAGGGAAGAGGTCACGCTTATGCTGTTGAGGATGTGAGAAATACTTTAAGAACCGGGGATAATGTAAACAGTCCAATGCCAGCAACCTGCTGGACTTGTAAAAGTACCGATGTTCCGAGAATGATGAATCAGATGGGAACAGCAAATTTTTATAAAGCAAAATGGAAAGATCTCGGAGCTGAAATTGTAAATCCAATTGGATGTCAGGATTGCCACGATCCGAAAACTATGAATTTAAGAATAACCCGTCCTGCACTTATTGAAGCATTTCAAAGACAGGGAAAAGATATAAACAGTTTTTCAAGACAGGAAATGCGTTCGCTTGTTTGTGCTCAGTGCCATGTTGAATATTACTTCAAAGGAGAAGGAAAGTATTTAACATTTCCTTGGGATAAAGGATTCAGTGCTGATTCAATGGAAGCATATTTTGATGCAATAGAATTTTCCGATTGGACTCATGCACTTTCAAAAGCTCCGATGTTAAAAGCACAACATCCTGATTATGAATTATACAAAACAGGAATTCACGCTATCAGAGGAGTTTCCTGTGCAGATTGTCATATGCCTTACAAAAGTGAAGGTGGAGTAAAGTTCACTGATCATCATATTCAATCACCATTAAATAATGTTGCAAATACTTGTCAGGTTTGCCATCGTGAAGAAACTCAAAGATTAATTCAGGATGTTTATGACAGACAAGACAGAGTTGAGGAACTTAGAAGAATAGCTGAAAAAACTATTGCAGCAGCACATATTGAGGCAAAAATTGCGTGGGATAATGGTGCAACACAAGAGCAGATGAAGAACATTCTCAAACTCATTCGTCACGCTCAATGGAGATGGGATTGGGTAGCTGCCGCAAACGGTCTTGGATTCCATGCTCCGGTTGAAGCTTTACGCGTTCTCGGCACTGCTATTCAAAAAGGTGAACAGGCAAGAAGAGAACTTGCTGCTTTGTTTGTAAAACAAGGTTGGAAATATCCTGTAGAACTTCCTGATATATCAACAAAAGATAAAGCTCAAAAATTTATTGGACTTGACATGCCGAAGCTAATAGAAGCTAAGAAAGAATTTCTGAATACAACAGCAAAACAATGGGATGAAGAAGCAAGAAAAAGACAAGGTTATTTATTCGAATACAAATTAAAAGAATAA
- a CDS encoding alginate export family protein, with translation MKKIILLFTIFLLTHSHLTFSQEIDGWKLNGQVQLRSEVDGRDFSNSTHPLTFTSLRTRLGVEKTFSGKVNFFVQFQDSRVFGEEGSPTTYTANVDLYQGYLKLIKPFDLDFNVQAGRFAMIYGTERFFGASNWSYFGRSFDGVRFSIMPESWDLDLFALTLNESVSFINNPLPSIYPYPQVETPSHSIYGFYKKNKISDKSKFDLTGFYEIDRREVRPDTNNIEVFTFGGTYWGNYGDFSTVFEAGYQLGSRGARDVSAYMISLSGNYNTGVSTFGLGVDILSGTDPTKTDKSNTYLPSYGTNHKFYGYMDYFPSNTFGLGVSDFYLKTSFSPVDSKFSLSADVHHFMSNQKSAADQNTFGQEIDLTIIYKFAQGTNITWGGSVFLPGDLMKTLYSPREDAAFWTYLMITANL, from the coding sequence ATGAAAAAAATTATATTGTTGTTTACTATCTTTTTATTGACTCACTCACATTTAACATTTTCACAAGAGATTGATGGGTGGAAACTTAACGGGCAAGTTCAGCTTCGTTCTGAAGTTGATGGACGAGATTTTTCCAATTCAACTCATCCACTAACATTTACGAGTTTGAGAACCAGACTTGGAGTTGAAAAAACTTTTTCAGGCAAAGTGAATTTCTTTGTTCAATTTCAGGATTCAAGAGTTTTCGGTGAAGAAGGAAGTCCAACTACTTACACCGCAAATGTTGATTTATATCAAGGTTATTTAAAATTAATTAAACCATTTGATCTTGATTTTAATGTTCAGGCAGGAAGATTTGCAATGATTTATGGTACTGAAAGATTCTTTGGAGCTTCAAATTGGAGCTATTTCGGAAGATCTTTTGATGGCGTAAGATTTTCAATTATGCCGGAATCATGGGATTTGGATTTATTTGCATTAACATTGAATGAATCCGTTAGCTTCATTAATAACCCTCTACCATCAATTTATCCATATCCGCAGGTAGAAACTCCATCACACAGTATTTATGGTTTTTACAAGAAGAATAAAATTTCTGATAAAAGTAAATTTGATTTAACAGGATTTTATGAAATAGATAGAAGGGAAGTAAGACCGGATACAAATAATATTGAAGTATTTACTTTTGGTGGAACTTATTGGGGAAATTACGGGGACTTTTCAACAGTCTTTGAAGCTGGGTATCAACTCGGTAGCAGAGGCGCCAGAGATGTTAGCGCTTATATGATTTCACTTTCTGGAAATTACAACACAGGTGTTTCAACTTTCGGACTTGGTGTTGATATACTCTCAGGAACTGATCCTACTAAAACTGATAAATCAAATACATATTTACCAAGCTACGGAACTAATCATAAATTTTACGGATATATGGATTACTTCCCTTCAAATACATTTGGATTGGGAGTAAGTGATTTTTACTTGAAAACTTCTTTCAGTCCAGTTGATTCCAAATTCAGTTTGTCCGCTGATGTTCATCATTTTATGTCAAATCAAAAATCAGCGGCAGATCAAAATACATTCGGACAGGAAATTGACCTTACAATAATTTATAAATTCGCACAAGGAACTAACATTACCTGGGGTGGAAGCGTTTTCTTGCCGGGTGATTTGATGAAAACTTTATATTCTCCAAGAGAAGATGCTGCATTCTGGACATATTTAATGATTACGGCTAATCTTTAA